The Armatimonas rosea genome includes a window with the following:
- a CDS encoding PEP-CTERM sorting domain-containing protein, which yields MKNLKYLALALVLAGGAHAQSYTTVPNLFGGVEGANALSTMVRSQPRTLQMVISASELVPVAHGDITGLTFRLDGLEAAGKPDFNISFTNYDIYLGQAAVTPSTISTDFASNYVAGTKTQMRSGALNLAAGYFTQTTAGGPNAFPVVTIAFNSGSGSYHYTGGDLVVELTHTGNSATDFRLDATPVTSTYSAIAAAGYNATTDDGTNLSPLLVRLMPVTQFQFTSAFIPEPGTLALFGVGLFGLALRRRRTA from the coding sequence ATGAAAAACCTGAAGTACCTTGCCCTTGCCCTTGTCTTGGCAGGGGGAGCACACGCCCAATCTTATACCACCGTCCCAAATCTCTTCGGTGGGGTTGAGGGAGCCAATGCCTTAAGCACGATGGTTCGCTCGCAGCCACGAACCTTGCAGATGGTCATCTCTGCATCGGAGCTGGTTCCGGTTGCGCACGGGGATATCACGGGACTGACCTTTCGCTTGGATGGGCTTGAGGCCGCCGGAAAGCCCGACTTCAATATTAGCTTTACCAACTACGATATCTACTTAGGCCAGGCGGCGGTGACCCCGTCCACGATCAGTACGGACTTTGCGAGCAACTATGTCGCCGGGACCAAGACCCAGATGCGCTCGGGGGCGCTCAACCTGGCCGCGGGCTACTTCACGCAGACTACTGCGGGCGGCCCCAATGCCTTTCCGGTGGTGACGATCGCCTTCAACAGTGGCAGTGGGAGCTACCACTACACCGGTGGGGACTTGGTGGTGGAGCTTACCCATACCGGAAACTCCGCGACAGACTTTCGGCTCGATGCCACTCCGGTGACGAGTACCTACAGTGCGATTGCCGCGGCGGGCTACAACGCCACCACCGACGATGGCACGAACCTCTCGCCGCTTTTGGTACGCCTGATGCCGGTGACACAGTTTCAGTTTACGTCGGCGTTTATCCCGGAGCCGGGGACGCTGGCGCTCTTTGGGGTTGGGCTTTTCGGGCTAGCGCTTCGCCGCCGGCGCACTGCCTAG
- a CDS encoding rod shape-determining protein: MRLFGFFGRRRRMGIDLGTANTLVHVHGKGILLREPSVIAFDVNRQVVEAVGDEAKRMLGRTPGHIVAVRPLKDGVIADFDQTERMLRYFIEKVTRKRPFDLPQVVVGIPSGVTEVERMAVIDATKKAGAGEAFLIEEPMAAAIGAGLPVAEPTGSMIVDIGGGTTEVAVISLSGIVTSRSIRVAGDEIDEAVVAYIRRQYNLYIGDRTAEEVKLQIGSAFVLEQELEMLIKGRDLLTGLPRSTTISSVEIREAIAEPVNQIVDAVKMALEATPPELAADIMDLGIYLAGGGALLRGLDRRIQKETEMPVKIAPDPLSCVALGAGEVLEEAETHPGLRNALVSSRNM, translated from the coding sequence ATGCGTCTTTTTGGTTTTTTTGGTCGGCGTCGCCGCATGGGGATTGATCTGGGCACCGCCAATACACTCGTCCACGTTCACGGGAAAGGCATCCTCCTGCGTGAACCATCGGTGATTGCGTTTGATGTCAATCGTCAGGTTGTGGAGGCAGTCGGGGATGAGGCCAAGCGTATGCTGGGACGAACACCGGGGCATATCGTCGCAGTTCGGCCTCTCAAAGACGGAGTGATCGCAGATTTTGATCAGACAGAGCGAATGTTGCGTTATTTTATAGAAAAAGTAACACGGAAACGCCCGTTTGACCTTCCCCAAGTCGTTGTTGGGATTCCGTCTGGCGTTACCGAGGTCGAGAGGATGGCGGTAATCGATGCGACCAAGAAAGCGGGAGCAGGCGAGGCTTTTTTAATTGAGGAGCCGATGGCGGCGGCGATCGGGGCGGGGCTGCCCGTCGCGGAGCCAACGGGCTCGATGATTGTCGATATCGGGGGCGGAACCACAGAGGTTGCGGTGATCTCGCTCTCGGGGATCGTCACGAGCCGCTCCATTCGGGTTGCGGGTGATGAGATCGACGAGGCAGTCGTGGCCTACATCCGGCGACAGTACAATCTCTATATCGGGGACCGGACCGCCGAGGAGGTAAAGCTCCAGATCGGCTCCGCCTTTGTCCTGGAGCAGGAGCTGGAGATGCTCATCAAGGGGCGTGATCTCCTCACGGGATTGCCGCGCTCAACCACGATCTCCAGTGTCGAGATTCGCGAGGCGATCGCCGAGCCGGTCAACCAGATTGTCGATGCCGTGAAGATGGCGCTGGAGGCAACCCCGCCGGAGCTCGCCGCGGATATCATGGACCTGGGGATCTACCTGGCCGGAGGCGGAGCGCTCCTACGGGGGCTGGACCGCCGCATCCAAAAAGAGACCGAGATGCCGGTCAAGATCGCGCCGGACCCACTCTCCTGTGTGGCGCTCGGGGCGGGTGAGGTCCTGGAGGAAGCGGAGACGCATCCCGGGCTACGGAACGCGCTGGTCTCCAGCCGGAACATGTAG
- the sdhB gene encoding succinate dehydrogenase iron-sulfur subunit: protein MSEVTIQVTVLRQKDPDSAPYEEVFDVPYKPRMNVISVLMEIQAHPVNTKGERVAPVAWDQACLEEVCGSCTVRVNGKVKQACSALIDTVAPLTGNIRRLHLAPMSKFPTVRDLVVDRSRMFENLKKVQAWIPIDGTYDLGPGQRMSQKDQQLAYHFSQCMTCGCCVEACPQVSEKSNFIGPAAIGQVRLFNSHPTGKLNADDRLEAVSGDDGIASCGNAQNCVQVCPKEIPLTRAIAEINRDTTIYRIKKWLGK from the coding sequence ATGTCTGAAGTTACCATCCAAGTCACTGTACTGCGGCAGAAGGACCCGGACTCCGCTCCCTACGAGGAGGTGTTCGACGTTCCCTACAAGCCGCGCATGAACGTCATCTCCGTCCTCATGGAGATCCAGGCCCACCCGGTCAACACCAAAGGCGAGCGTGTCGCCCCCGTGGCATGGGACCAAGCCTGCCTCGAAGAGGTCTGTGGCTCGTGCACGGTTCGGGTCAATGGCAAGGTCAAGCAGGCCTGCTCCGCACTCATCGACACGGTCGCGCCGCTGACGGGCAATATCCGCCGCCTGCACCTGGCTCCTATGAGCAAGTTCCCCACGGTGCGCGATCTGGTGGTGGACCGCTCCCGAATGTTTGAGAACCTGAAAAAGGTCCAGGCATGGATCCCCATCGACGGCACCTACGACCTGGGGCCGGGGCAGCGCATGTCCCAGAAAGACCAGCAGCTGGCCTACCACTTCTCCCAGTGCATGACCTGTGGCTGCTGTGTGGAGGCCTGTCCGCAGGTGAGCGAGAAGTCCAACTTTATCGGTCCTGCGGCGATTGGTCAGGTGCGGCTCTTCAACTCCCACCCGACCGGCAAGCTCAACGCCGACGATCGCTTGGAGGCGGTCTCGGGTGATGATGGAATCGCGAGCTGTGGCAACGCCCAGAACTGTGTTCAGGTCTGCCCCAAGGAGATTCCTCTGACCCGCGCGATCGCGGAGATCAACCGAGATACGACGATCTACCGCATCAAGAAGTGGCTCGGTAAGTAG
- the mreC gene encoding rod shape-determining protein MreC, translating into MRRRRLGGGWNPGVERRGFRIARGTVVGGLIVVGIGVGVVHNRLQASGKADPVLSTAQAVSVPAQVVAARATQGVSSRWQGLFRGQELENENERLKAELATLKLEVERRAAVDAENQRLREALDFTASKNPRPQVAEVIAWLPTSLEQTLTLAVGARHGVRRDQVVRTPDGLLGKIVDSGPFSAKVRLLTDPDCSVGVTVAGGKAFGILRGVEEGRERLNRRYALELIHLEIDAPVKVGDRVDTSGQGGVFPPGIPVGTIESVHEDTTHLLKVARVKPFAPMPGMVREVLVLPPSPSLASSDTPDSAESRRP; encoded by the coding sequence ATGCGGCGAAGACGACTGGGGGGGGGATGGAACCCGGGTGTGGAGCGGCGCGGATTTCGGATTGCGCGCGGGACGGTTGTCGGGGGGCTGATCGTCGTGGGGATCGGTGTCGGGGTGGTTCACAACCGCCTCCAAGCCTCGGGTAAGGCCGATCCGGTGCTCTCGACGGCGCAGGCGGTCTCGGTGCCGGCCCAGGTGGTCGCTGCACGGGCGACACAGGGCGTGAGCTCTCGCTGGCAGGGGCTCTTTCGAGGCCAGGAGCTTGAGAATGAGAACGAGCGGCTCAAGGCGGAGCTTGCCACCCTAAAGCTTGAGGTCGAGCGTCGCGCTGCGGTGGATGCGGAGAACCAGCGCCTTCGCGAGGCTCTCGACTTTACCGCCTCGAAGAACCCTCGCCCGCAGGTTGCCGAGGTAATCGCCTGGCTGCCAACCTCATTGGAGCAGACCCTCACGCTAGCTGTCGGGGCCCGGCACGGGGTGCGCCGCGATCAGGTCGTGCGAACTCCCGATGGCCTCTTGGGAAAGATCGTCGACTCTGGCCCCTTTAGCGCCAAGGTCCGCCTCCTCACCGACCCCGACTGTAGTGTCGGGGTGACCGTGGCGGGAGGGAAGGCCTTTGGCATCCTGCGCGGGGTGGAAGAGGGGCGCGAGCGTCTCAACCGGCGCTATGCCCTAGAGCTGATCCATCTGGAGATAGATGCGCCGGTTAAAGTCGGAGACCGAGTGGACACGTCGGGGCAGGGAGGGGTCTTTCCACCGGGGATTCCGGTCGGGACGATCGAGAGTGTTCATGAGGACACGACCCACCTGTTGAAAGTGGCCCGTGTCAAGCCCTTTGCCCCCATGCCGGGGATGGTGCGTGAGGTGCTCGTGCTTCCCCCAAGCCCGAGCCTCGCCAGCTCCGACACCCCTGACTCCGCCGAGAGCCGCCGACCATGA
- the metF gene encoding methylenetetrahydrofolate reductase [NAD(P)H], with product MRIDALFGGERPTLSFEFFPPQKTAGAEALFQTIHQLQALQPDFISITRTGGGTEPTLELTLRIQQELGIRAMSHLTCLHHSQPEMEAHLETLWQGGVRNVLALRGDPENGQLVFKAPKNGFAYANELTAFVAQRHDFCIGVAGYPEGHPQCLNLTRDIETLKAKLDAGGRFIITQLFFDNADFLRWRERCRASGITVPIVAGIMPIENVAQIKRFVTRCGAKIPQELLLKLEAVEGNPDEVYNVGIGHAIAQCQELLREGVDYTLNKSKATAQIGEALTR from the coding sequence ATGCGGATCGATGCACTCTTTGGGGGCGAGCGCCCCACCCTCTCGTTTGAGTTCTTTCCTCCCCAGAAGACGGCGGGTGCCGAGGCGCTCTTTCAGACCATCCACCAGCTCCAGGCGCTCCAGCCCGACTTTATCTCGATCACTCGCACCGGGGGCGGCACCGAGCCCACTCTGGAGCTCACCCTGCGGATCCAGCAAGAGCTTGGCATCCGTGCCATGTCCCACCTGACCTGCCTGCACCACTCCCAGCCCGAGATGGAGGCCCACCTAGAGACCCTGTGGCAAGGCGGGGTCCGCAATGTCTTGGCGCTACGTGGCGATCCCGAGAACGGCCAGCTTGTCTTTAAAGCGCCCAAGAACGGGTTCGCCTACGCCAACGAGCTCACCGCGTTTGTCGCGCAGCGCCACGACTTCTGCATTGGGGTAGCGGGCTACCCCGAGGGCCATCCGCAGTGCCTGAACCTGACCCGCGATATCGAGACCCTCAAGGCCAAGCTCGATGCGGGGGGACGCTTTATCATCACGCAGCTCTTCTTCGACAACGCGGACTTTCTCCGCTGGCGGGAGCGCTGCCGTGCGTCGGGGATCACCGTGCCGATTGTCGCAGGGATCATGCCCATTGAGAACGTGGCGCAGATCAAGCGCTTTGTTACCCGGTGCGGTGCCAAGATCCCTCAGGAGCTCCTCCTAAAGCTCGAGGCAGTGGAGGGCAACCCGGACGAGGTCTATAATGTCGGGATTGGACATGCGATCGCCCAGTGTCAGGAGCTGCTCCGCGAAGGGGTCGATTACACGCTCAACAAGAGCAAGGCGACCGCCCAGATCGGTGAGGCGCTCACCCGCTAG
- the sdhA gene encoding succinate dehydrogenase flavoprotein subunit has translation MAGPRVIVVGGGLAGLMTTVKIAEAGGSVDLFSLVPVKRSHSVCAQGGINGAVNTKGEDDSPSLHIDDTCLGGDFLANQTLVKNMCEAAPGIIYLLDRMGVMFNRTPEGLLDFRRFGGTLKHRTAYAGATTGQQLLYALDEQTRRAEVEGKVKKFEFWEFLGIVRDQGGTGKCIGIVAQDLRTMEIKAFHADAVVLATGGPGMVFGKSTNSTINTGTAAGAIFHQGVRYANGEFVQVHPTAVPGEDKLRLISESVRGEGGRVWVPKTPGDPRPGQSIPEGERDYFLEVKYPKYGNLVPRDIATREIFAKCVDEKMGVYGENQVYLDVTHIDRKKLDEKLRGVLEIYEKFVGDDPRDVPMRIFPAVHYSMGGIWVNDGTNPGSTPYHQTNVDGLFAVGECDYQYHGANRLGANSLLSCLTSGQICGPAVVNYIKGLSKHTDGTEPELGAQERDRIAQYEKLKAMNGTENPFLIWRELGNIMTENVTVVRYNDRLRHTLEKLDELEDRYEKIGISDAGSWSNQTIPFTRQLKNMLILGKIITKGALQRDESRGAHYKPDFKERDDANWQKTTIAEFDPANPRDPKISYEPIDLSQVKPRPRVYTSN, from the coding sequence ATGGCAGGACCTAGAGTAATCGTCGTGGGGGGCGGGCTCGCCGGGCTCATGACCACCGTCAAGATCGCCGAGGCAGGCGGCAGTGTCGATCTCTTCTCCCTTGTCCCGGTGAAGCGCAGCCATAGTGTCTGTGCCCAAGGCGGGATCAATGGTGCCGTCAATACCAAGGGCGAGGACGACAGTCCCAGCCTCCATATCGACGATACCTGTCTGGGGGGGGACTTTCTGGCCAACCAGACCCTCGTCAAGAACATGTGCGAGGCGGCTCCGGGGATCATCTACCTGCTGGACCGCATGGGGGTGATGTTCAACCGAACCCCCGAGGGCCTGCTAGACTTCCGCCGCTTTGGAGGAACCCTCAAGCACCGCACCGCCTACGCCGGAGCGACCACGGGGCAGCAGCTTCTCTACGCGCTGGATGAGCAGACTCGCCGCGCCGAGGTCGAGGGCAAGGTCAAGAAGTTTGAGTTCTGGGAGTTCCTGGGGATTGTCCGCGACCAAGGGGGCACGGGCAAGTGCATTGGTATTGTCGCGCAGGATCTTCGGACCATGGAGATCAAGGCGTTCCATGCCGATGCCGTGGTGCTGGCAACGGGCGGCCCTGGCATGGTCTTTGGAAAGTCTACCAACTCGACCATCAACACCGGAACCGCCGCGGGAGCGATCTTCCACCAGGGAGTGCGCTACGCCAACGGGGAGTTTGTCCAGGTCCACCCGACCGCCGTGCCCGGTGAGGACAAGCTTCGCCTGATCTCCGAGTCGGTGCGCGGGGAAGGGGGACGGGTCTGGGTACCCAAGACTCCCGGCGATCCTCGCCCCGGACAGAGCATCCCCGAGGGCGAGCGCGACTACTTCCTGGAGGTCAAGTACCCCAAGTACGGCAACCTCGTGCCGCGCGATATCGCCACCCGCGAGATCTTTGCCAAGTGTGTCGATGAGAAGATGGGGGTCTATGGCGAGAACCAGGTCTACCTCGATGTGACCCATATCGACCGCAAGAAGCTCGATGAGAAGCTACGCGGCGTGCTGGAGATCTACGAGAAGTTCGTGGGCGACGATCCCCGGGACGTGCCGATGCGTATCTTCCCGGCGGTGCACTACTCCATGGGCGGAATCTGGGTCAACGACGGAACCAACCCTGGCTCGACTCCCTACCACCAGACCAATGTGGACGGCCTCTTTGCCGTGGGCGAGTGCGACTACCAGTACCATGGTGCCAACCGCCTCGGGGCCAACTCGCTGCTGTCGTGTCTGACCAGTGGCCAGATCTGCGGCCCCGCCGTGGTGAACTACATCAAGGGGCTGAGCAAGCACACCGATGGCACCGAGCCGGAGCTGGGAGCCCAGGAGCGCGACCGGATCGCACAGTACGAGAAGCTCAAGGCCATGAACGGCACCGAGAACCCGTTCTTGATCTGGCGTGAGCTGGGCAACATCATGACCGAGAACGTGACGGTGGTGCGCTACAACGACCGCCTCCGCCACACACTGGAGAAGCTAGACGAGCTCGAGGACCGCTACGAGAAGATCGGTATCAGCGATGCGGGGAGCTGGTCCAACCAGACCATTCCCTTCACCCGGCAGCTCAAGAATATGCTGATCCTAGGCAAGATCATCACCAAGGGGGCACTCCAGCGCGACGAGAGCCGCGGCGCACACTACAAGCCGGACTTCAAGGAGCGCGACGATGCCAACTGGCAGAAGACGACGATCGCGGAGTTCGATCCCGCCAACCCGCGCGATCCCAAGATCAGCTACGAGCCGATCGATCTGAGCCAGGTCAAGCCCCGTCCCCGTGTCTACACGAGCAACTAA
- a CDS encoding zinc ribbon domain-containing protein, whose protein sequence is MISAIFLMIVLVWWGVERLQLHQEHALEARRRERVLTLRQRYVGLRPDDPVAQERLGDALREAGYPAEAIQAFATAERLHSGSPAGADLASKIRLTRLELTERTRPEQLGQTLQTRESVCRRCGTLNLPHNEACSHCGAALLVSGFWETATKGGKMRGELMREVWPLLAKAALVVAAIACASFLRYEVRMAVLIAAVIVVPFAVLRQLGNPTIDEG, encoded by the coding sequence GTGATCTCTGCGATTTTTTTGATGATTGTCTTGGTCTGGTGGGGCGTGGAGCGCCTTCAGCTCCACCAGGAGCACGCACTGGAGGCGCGTCGGCGTGAGCGCGTACTGACCCTACGACAGCGCTACGTGGGGCTACGGCCCGACGATCCCGTGGCACAGGAGCGGCTGGGGGATGCGCTTCGGGAGGCGGGCTACCCTGCGGAGGCGATCCAGGCCTTCGCGACTGCGGAGCGCCTTCACTCGGGGAGCCCGGCGGGGGCGGATCTGGCAAGCAAGATTCGTCTGACACGGCTGGAGCTGACCGAGCGCACGCGGCCCGAGCAGCTCGGCCAGACCCTCCAGACACGCGAGTCGGTGTGTCGGCGCTGTGGCACCCTCAACCTGCCCCACAACGAGGCCTGCTCGCACTGCGGGGCCGCGCTCCTGGTGAGTGGGTTCTGGGAGACCGCTACGAAGGGAGGGAAGATGCGCGGCGAGCTTATGCGGGAGGTCTGGCCCTTGCTGGCAAAGGCGGCCTTGGTCGTGGCCGCGATTGCCTGCGCGAGCTTCCTGCGCTATGAGGTCCGGATGGCGGTCCTGATCGCGGCGGTGATCGTGGTTCCCTTTGCGGTGCTACGACAGCTGGGAAATCCGACGATCGACGAGGGCTAG
- the ilvE gene encoding branched-chain-amino-acid transaminase, whose amino-acid sequence MAEFVYFNGEFLPKEQATIPLYDHGFLYGDGIFEGIRVYGGRVFELEPHVSRLLAGARALHFPLGELDEAAATEAILATCRKNDHQNGYIRVNLTRGTGLGLDPKHIEPKVNFMVATRQLALYPPELYEKGLDMITCSTRIPSPDAIDARIKCTGKYINNILAKMEANRVGAGEGIMLNQQGYVAEATGDNVFILRGDVVSTPHPSAGCLKGITRGVAIKLATEQLGLRVVEENLTLFDLYSADECFLTGTAAEIIPAVSLDERKIGTGKPGPITAKLVEAFRAYTKTTGTAF is encoded by the coding sequence ATGGCCGAGTTTGTGTACTTCAACGGGGAGTTTCTCCCCAAGGAGCAGGCGACGATCCCGCTCTACGATCATGGTTTTCTCTACGGCGACGGAATCTTTGAGGGGATTCGTGTCTACGGGGGACGTGTCTTTGAGCTGGAGCCCCATGTCTCGCGCCTCCTTGCGGGAGCCCGTGCGCTGCACTTCCCCCTCGGGGAGCTCGACGAAGCCGCTGCCACCGAGGCGATCCTCGCCACCTGCCGCAAGAACGACCACCAGAACGGCTACATCCGGGTCAATCTCACGCGCGGCACGGGTCTGGGCCTCGACCCCAAGCACATCGAGCCCAAGGTGAACTTCATGGTCGCCACCCGCCAGCTCGCGCTCTACCCGCCGGAGCTCTACGAGAAGGGGCTGGACATGATCACCTGCTCCACCCGTATCCCCTCGCCCGATGCCATCGACGCGCGCATCAAGTGCACGGGCAAGTACATCAACAATATCCTCGCCAAGATGGAGGCCAACCGGGTCGGGGCGGGCGAGGGCATCATGCTCAACCAGCAAGGCTATGTCGCCGAGGCCACCGGGGACAATGTCTTTATCCTGCGCGGCGATGTCGTCTCCACCCCGCATCCGTCGGCGGGCTGCCTCAAGGGCATCACGCGCGGGGTCGCCATCAAGCTCGCCACCGAGCAGCTCGGCCTGCGGGTGGTGGAGGAGAACCTGACTCTCTTTGACCTCTACTCCGCCGACGAGTGCTTCCTCACGGGAACCGCCGCCGAGATCATCCCGGCTGTCTCGCTCGACGAGCGCAAGATCGGCACGGGAAAGCCTGGCCCGATCACCGCCAAGCTGGTCGAGGCCTTCCGCGCCTACACAAAGACCACCGGAACGGCGTTCTAG
- a CDS encoding succinate dehydrogenase: MATTTIERGQPGSKAFFKDSYLLHKLHSLSGVIPIGAFLIFHLTINSYSLGLSGNGETAFNTAVKAISFAPFVVLLELGAIMLPIFFHAIYGLMIVAELPGPGGNTAHYGYGRNKLYVFQRWSGVIAIAYICFHIYDTTVLKYVWELTAGEAGKELGFQSISYRAMAWRFADPIYLGLYLIGIASACLHLGNGILNFCIRWGLTIGKEAQKIAALVGWGLGIALTLLGYVVAINFGIKGQEDHRAHPNRDAFVKVLVEEAK, from the coding sequence ATGGCAACAACAACGATTGAACGGGGACAGCCAGGAAGTAAGGCCTTTTTCAAGGACAGCTACCTGCTTCACAAGCTGCACTCCCTCTCGGGCGTCATTCCTATCGGGGCGTTCCTGATCTTCCATCTGACGATCAACTCCTACAGCCTCGGGCTCAGTGGCAATGGAGAGACAGCCTTCAACACCGCGGTAAAGGCAATCAGCTTCGCTCCGTTTGTCGTCCTGCTGGAGCTCGGAGCGATCATGCTGCCGATCTTCTTCCACGCCATCTACGGCCTAATGATTGTCGCGGAGCTTCCTGGGCCCGGTGGAAACACGGCCCACTACGGCTACGGTCGCAACAAGCTGTATGTCTTCCAGCGCTGGTCTGGGGTGATCGCGATTGCCTATATCTGCTTCCATATCTACGACACCACGGTGCTTAAGTATGTCTGGGAGCTGACGGCGGGTGAGGCGGGCAAGGAACTTGGCTTCCAGTCGATTAGCTACCGCGCGATGGCCTGGCGCTTCGCCGATCCGATCTATCTTGGGCTCTACCTCATCGGGATTGCCTCGGCGTGTCTGCACCTGGGAAATGGAATCCTGAACTTCTGTATCCGCTGGGGGCTGACAATCGGTAAAGAGGCGCAGAAGATCGCGGCCTTGGTGGGCTGGGGACTGGGCATTGCCCTGACACTACTGGGCTATGTCGTGGCGATCAACTTTGGCATCAAGGGGCAAGAAGACCACAGGGCCCACCCCAACCGTGATGCTTTTGTGAAGGTACTTGTCGAGGAGGCAAAGTAA
- a CDS encoding polyprenol monophosphomannose synthase, with protein sequence MPESTLIVIPTYNEKENLPTLVTQLREQVPTAHLLIVDDGSPDGTGSMADSYAATDSQVHVLHRTTKDGLGRAYVAGFTWGLEKGYTRLVQMDADLSHNPCDVPRLLAADADLVIGSRYVAGGGTANWGLGRRLLSRGGCLYARTILGLPLQDLTGGFKCWRRAALEAVNLPEIRSNGYSFQIEMTWRALQAGFRATEVPILFTDRVDGVSKMSKRIVFEAVGMVWRLRLGSAPAAKR encoded by the coding sequence ATGCCCGAGTCCACCCTGATTGTCATCCCGACCTATAACGAAAAAGAGAACCTCCCCACCCTGGTGACCCAGCTCCGTGAGCAAGTCCCCACCGCCCATCTCCTCATTGTCGACGATGGCTCTCCCGATGGAACCGGCAGCATGGCGGATAGCTACGCCGCTACCGACTCTCAGGTCCATGTCCTGCACCGCACGACCAAAGACGGGCTGGGGCGCGCCTATGTCGCCGGCTTTACCTGGGGGCTGGAGAAGGGCTACACGCGCCTGGTTCAGATGGACGCGGACCTCTCGCACAACCCCTGTGATGTGCCCCGGCTCCTGGCCGCCGACGCGGATCTGGTGATCGGCTCGCGCTATGTTGCGGGGGGCGGGACGGCCAACTGGGGCTTGGGGCGCCGCCTCCTCTCCCGCGGCGGCTGTCTCTACGCCCGGACGATCCTGGGGCTCCCCCTTCAGGACCTCACCGGGGGGTTCAAGTGCTGGCGTCGCGCGGCGCTGGAGGCTGTCAACCTGCCTGAGATTCGCTCCAACGGCTACTCCTTCCAGATCGAGATGACCTGGCGGGCGCTTCAGGCAGGCTTCCGTGCAACCGAGGTGCCCATCCTCTTCACCGACCGGGTCGATGGCGTGTCGAAGATGAGCAAGCGGATTGTCTTTGAGGCCGTAGGGATGGTCTGGCGCCTTCGCCTAGGCAGTGCGCCGGCGGCGAAGCGCTAG